One Paraburkholderia aromaticivorans genomic region harbors:
- the bioA gene encoding adenosylmethionine--8-amino-7-oxononanoate transaminase, with protein sequence MDNPAPPSAAPEDWIARSLRAVWHPCTQMKHHERLPLVPVARGQGAWLYDRAGHRYLDAISSWWVNLFGHANPRINAALKDQLDTLEHAMLAGCTHEPAIELAERLSALTNNTLGHAFFASDGASAVEIALKMSFHSWRNRGFADKQEFVCIANSYHGETIGALGVTDVALFKDAYDPLIRHAHVVASPDARLAQADETAADVARRALDHVRSLFEARASKIAALIVEPLVQCAAGMTMHDASYIAGLRALCDQYGVHLIADEIAVGCGRTGSFFACEQAGIWPDFLCLSKGISGGYLPLSIVLSRDEIFAAFYHDDTARGFLHSHSYTGNPLACRAALATLDLFASDNVLAVNAQKSAKLKSALAPLAEHEQVRNLRQCGTIFAFDAVIDDAQQAKTFSRRFFENALQRELLLRPISTTVYLMPPYILDDEELALLASRTRETFEATLAETR encoded by the coding sequence GGGTGCGTGGCTCTACGACCGCGCCGGTCATCGTTATCTGGATGCCATCAGCTCCTGGTGGGTCAACCTGTTCGGTCACGCCAACCCGCGCATCAACGCGGCGCTGAAAGACCAGCTCGACACGCTCGAACACGCCATGCTCGCCGGCTGCACGCACGAACCGGCCATCGAACTCGCGGAGCGGCTCAGCGCGCTCACGAACAACACGCTAGGTCACGCGTTCTTCGCGTCAGATGGCGCATCCGCCGTCGAAATCGCGTTGAAGATGAGTTTCCACTCGTGGCGCAATCGCGGTTTCGCCGACAAGCAGGAATTCGTCTGCATCGCCAACAGCTATCACGGCGAAACCATCGGAGCCCTCGGCGTCACCGATGTCGCGCTCTTCAAGGACGCCTACGATCCGCTGATCCGCCACGCGCACGTCGTGGCATCGCCTGACGCGCGCCTCGCGCAAGCCGACGAAACCGCCGCCGATGTCGCCCGCCGCGCGCTCGATCACGTTCGCTCGCTGTTCGAAGCGCGTGCCTCGAAAATCGCCGCGTTGATCGTTGAGCCGCTGGTGCAGTGCGCGGCCGGCATGACCATGCACGACGCGTCGTATATCGCGGGATTGCGCGCCTTGTGCGACCAGTACGGCGTGCATCTGATCGCCGACGAAATCGCCGTCGGCTGCGGACGCACCGGCAGCTTCTTCGCTTGCGAACAGGCCGGCATCTGGCCGGACTTCCTCTGTCTGTCGAAAGGCATCAGCGGCGGCTATCTGCCGCTCTCGATCGTGCTGTCGCGCGACGAGATCTTCGCGGCCTTCTATCACGACGACACCGCGCGCGGCTTCCTGCACTCGCATTCGTACACCGGCAATCCGCTCGCCTGCCGCGCGGCGCTCGCCACGCTCGATCTGTTCGCGAGCGACAACGTGCTCGCCGTCAACGCGCAAAAATCCGCGAAGCTGAAGTCCGCGCTCGCGCCGCTCGCGGAGCACGAGCAAGTCCGCAATCTGCGTCAGTGCGGCACGATCTTCGCGTTTGACGCCGTGATCGACGATGCTCAGCAAGCCAAAACATTCTCGCGCCGCTTCTTCGAAAACGCGTTACAGCGCGAACTGCTGCTGCGCCCGATTTCGACCACGGTATATCTGATGCCCCCTTATATCCTCGACGACGAAGAACTCGCGCTGCTCGCCTCGCGCACGCGCGAAACCTTCGAAGCCACGCTCGCAGAGACCCGCTAA
- the bioF gene encoding 8-amino-7-oxononanoate synthase encodes MHLLDTLTEGLKDIDARGLRRRRRTADTPCAAHMTVDGREIIGFASNDYLGLAAHPLLIAAIAEGAQRYGAGSGGSHLLGGHSRAHAQLEDDLAEFAGGFVDNARALYFSTGYMANLATLTALAGRDTTLFSDALNHASLIDGARLSRADVQIYPHCDTEALRAMLEASEADVKVIVSDTVFSMDGDIAPLPRLLELAEQHGAWLIVDDAHGFGVLGPQGRGAIAQAALRSPNLISIGTLGKAAGVSGAFVTAHETVIEWLVQRARPYIFTTASVPAAAHAVSASLRIIGGEEGDARRAHLQQLIERTRAMLKATPWLPVDSHTAVQPLIIGANEATLDIAATLDRAGLWVPAIRPPTVPAGTSRLRISLSAAHSQADLDRLEAGLQQLGAKAA; translated from the coding sequence ATGCATCTGCTCGACACACTCACCGAAGGCCTGAAGGACATCGACGCGCGGGGCCTGCGCCGTCGCCGCCGCACCGCCGACACGCCGTGCGCGGCACACATGACCGTCGATGGCCGCGAGATCATCGGCTTCGCCAGCAACGACTATCTCGGCCTCGCCGCGCATCCGCTGCTCATCGCGGCGATCGCTGAAGGCGCGCAGCGCTATGGCGCGGGCAGCGGCGGCTCGCATCTGCTCGGCGGCCACTCGCGCGCGCATGCGCAACTCGAAGACGATCTCGCGGAATTCGCGGGCGGCTTCGTCGACAACGCGCGCGCGCTCTACTTCAGCACCGGCTACATGGCGAATCTCGCCACGCTCACCGCGCTCGCGGGCCGCGACACGACGCTCTTCTCCGATGCGCTGAATCACGCGTCGCTGATCGACGGCGCGCGCCTGTCCCGCGCCGACGTGCAAATCTATCCGCACTGCGATACCGAAGCGCTGAGGGCGATGCTCGAAGCCTCGGAGGCCGACGTCAAGGTGATCGTCTCCGATACCGTCTTCAGCATGGACGGCGATATCGCGCCGTTGCCGCGTCTGTTGGAACTCGCGGAACAGCACGGCGCCTGGCTGATCGTCGACGACGCGCACGGTTTCGGGGTGCTCGGCCCGCAAGGCCGCGGCGCGATCGCGCAAGCCGCGCTGCGTTCGCCGAACCTCATTTCGATCGGCACGCTCGGCAAGGCGGCCGGCGTCTCCGGCGCGTTCGTCACGGCGCATGAGACGGTGATCGAGTGGCTCGTGCAGCGCGCGCGTCCGTACATCTTCACCACGGCATCGGTGCCGGCTGCGGCGCACGCGGTGTCGGCAAGCCTGCGCATCATCGGTGGCGAGGAAGGCGACGCACGGCGCGCGCATCTTCAGCAACTGATCGAACGCACGCGCGCCATGCTGAAGGCCACACCGTGGCTTCCGGTCGACTCGCATACCGCCGTGCAGCCGCTCATCATCGGCGCGAACGAAGCCACGCTCGACATCGCGGCCACGCTCGACCGCGCGGGTCTGTGGGTGCCGGCGATCCGTCCGCCGACCGTGCCCGCCGGCACGTCGCGCTTGCGTATTTCGCTGTCGGCCGCGCACTCGCAAGCGGACCTCGACCGGCTCGAAGCCGGCTTGCAGCAACTCGGAGCGAAAGCGGCATGA